A region from the Methanolacinia paynteri genome encodes:
- a CDS encoding universal stress protein, translated as MFKKILVALDGSPFSENALHVAVDEARIHNAELHALYVVHHVVTHNMIYDRGVSTPEGSPNAYHEVMEEEAKKVLSHAEEVASDEEVGIITHFMIGDPRDLIVGFSEEIKADLIIVGSSGKSGLDRFFLGSVSSSVVEHSDITTIIVRN; from the coding sequence ATGTTCAAAAAAATACTGGTTGCACTGGACGGATCGCCGTTTTCTGAAAACGCGCTGCACGTAGCAGTAGATGAGGCAAGGATCCATAATGCCGAACTGCACGCACTCTATGTAGTTCATCATGTCGTGACGCACAATATGATCTATGACAGGGGTGTATCCACCCCGGAAGGAAGTCCAAATGCCTACCACGAAGTAATGGAGGAAGAAGCGAAAAAAGTTCTTTCACACGCTGAAGAGGTGGCATCCGATGAAGAAGTCGGCATTATTACTCATTTCATGATCGGTGATCCAAGGGATTTGATCGTCGGTTTTTCAGAGGAGATTAAGGCGGATCTGATTATTGTAGGTTCTTCCGGGAAGAGCGGTCTCGACAGGTTCTTCCTCGGAAGTGTCAGTTCTTCGGTGGTTGAACATTCTGATATAACGACGATAATTGTCAGAAACTGA
- a CDS encoding 2-phospho-L-lactate transferase CofD family protein, with protein MITVLSGGSESLKLIRSMRHFLDDDEIAVIANTSDALWMEGTLASPDIDDLIFLFSGILNTTKWHGIKGDTYSTCLFFRKYFEDEITGVGDKERAVHIARGRYLSEGISSTQVTKEICGRFGICSAILPATDNFMGLRCKVGDETISPLNLRQRFSGNELDIIGSIDLEYYNEPVLTKEASSAIRESDAVIIGPGSPMTSVLPIIACRGIRNLLLENFTIAFAPPFPKNDSGLALSNYNKIVRIYTDLSELLVQDNLEEDRIEGAMLLNTKMTSRHSAESLAWDLMSVIRSHGKQTA; from the coding sequence ATGATTACCGTCCTTTCAGGCGGAAGCGAGTCACTAAAACTGATCCGTTCAATGAGGCATTTTCTTGACGACGATGAAATTGCGGTCATCGCCAATACATCCGATGCCCTGTGGATGGAAGGGACACTTGCCTCTCCTGATATCGACGACCTGATCTTCCTCTTCTCCGGGATTCTCAATACTACAAAATGGCATGGAATAAAAGGCGATACATATTCGACATGCCTCTTCTTCAGGAAATATTTTGAAGATGAAATTACCGGTGTCGGAGACAAGGAACGAGCGGTACATATTGCCCGGGGAAGATATCTCTCGGAAGGAATCTCAAGTACGCAGGTCACAAAAGAGATCTGCGGGAGATTCGGGATCTGTTCCGCAATACTTCCTGCAACTGACAACTTCATGGGGCTCCGGTGCAAAGTAGGGGATGAAACGATATCTCCCCTGAATCTGAGACAGAGATTCAGCGGAAATGAACTGGATATTATCGGGAGCATAGACCTGGAATACTATAACGAACCGGTTCTGACGAAGGAAGCATCTTCGGCAATAAGGGAATCCGACGCAGTAATTATCGGCCCGGGATCTCCCATGACATCCGTTCTTCCGATAATCGCCTGCAGGGGAATCAGGAACCTCCTGCTTGAAAATTTTACTATAGCCTTTGCTCCGCCTTTTCCGAAAAATGATTCCGGTTTGGCTTTATCCAATTATAATAAAATTGTCAGGATCTACACAGATCTCTCTGAACTGCTTGTACAGGACAATCTGGAAGAAGATCGGATTGAAGGAGCGATGCTGCTCAATACAAAGATGACTTCCAGGCACTCCGCCGAATCACTTGCATGGGATCTAATGTCAGTTATCAGAAGCCATGGAAAGCAGACTGCTTAG
- a CDS encoding DUF7544 domain-containing protein, translating to MADYYAFSGIDDAIEKTKSLLWPFNWSIWWRIAVISLFTGYFGGINFPFSSNTYSQPFDSTQAFTGMPGLPEIIILLIAAVLLIAVVFAFLSSIFQFVFVRCLSENEFTLKKFFVENIGRGLRLFAFWIVLILASIASVLALFIFALAAGGALSVLMIIPAIGIFLLILLLVAIIALFTSDFVVPIMIKDDCGVIEGWKKCWGVLRASFSQSLVYLVMRVVISIIVAIILVIISVVVLLLIGIPFLAFFIFSGAVFGLSPLNITLLILFLIIAIPVLLIICVPFNTFLRVYSLKVLGKMDERYNLVE from the coding sequence ATGGCGGATTATTATGCATTCTCAGGTATTGATGATGCAATAGAAAAAACGAAAAGCCTGTTGTGGCCGTTCAACTGGAGCATATGGTGGAGAATCGCTGTGATCTCCCTTTTTACAGGGTACTTCGGGGGGATCAACTTCCCGTTCTCCTCAAATACATATTCGCAACCCTTCGACTCCACACAGGCCTTTACAGGAATGCCGGGACTGCCCGAAATCATAATATTGCTGATCGCGGCAGTACTCCTGATAGCAGTCGTATTTGCATTTCTTTCAAGCATATTTCAGTTTGTATTCGTCAGGTGCCTTTCTGAAAACGAATTCACACTGAAGAAATTTTTCGTTGAAAATATCGGTCGCGGACTGAGGCTTTTTGCTTTCTGGATAGTATTAATTCTCGCATCTATCGCATCGGTTCTTGCATTATTCATATTTGCACTAGCCGCAGGAGGAGCTCTTTCCGTACTGATGATAATCCCGGCAATCGGTATTTTTCTCCTTATACTGTTACTGGTAGCAATAATCGCCCTCTTTACCAGCGACTTCGTTGTTCCCATTATGATCAAAGACGATTGCGGGGTTATCGAAGGCTGGAAAAAATGCTGGGGTGTTTTAAGAGCCAGCTTCTCGCAGTCGCTGGTATACCTTGTCATGAGAGTTGTCATATCGATTATCGTTGCAATTATCCTGGTCATTATTTCAGTTGTAGTACTTCTTCTAATCGGCATACCGTTCCTTGCCTTCTTTATATTTTCAGGAGCGGTGTTCGGCCTGAGTCCCCTTAATATTACATTGCTTATACTGTTCCTGATTATTGCAATCCCGGTACTGCTTATCATCTGCGTTCCCTTCAACACTTTTCTCAGGGTCTACTCTCTGAAGGTGCTCGGGAAGATGGATGAGAGATATAACCTGGTCGAATAA
- the cofD gene encoding 2-phospho-L-lactate transferase has translation MKVAFLSGGTGTPKLIRGFRNHLSDSDISVVVNTAEDMWIYGSHLSPDIDTVMYLFAGILNTDSWWGIKGDTTITNDTLKDLGEDVYLTLGDRDRALNIARARMLNSGITLTGATRELCKRLGIKANILPMTDSEYTTYIKTGDLLIHFQEYWVKHRGNLDIEEVVRVGNDQVFGTKETIDTINNADLVVIGPSNPVTSISPILECSGVKDALKESFVVAVSPFIGNEPVSGPAKALMEAWGMTPDSAGTYELYSEFTDLFIQDIRDTITLEGGVKLDTLMKNEDVSSKLAGEIISRVC, from the coding sequence ATGAAAGTTGCATTCCTCTCCGGGGGGACAGGGACTCCAAAACTTATCAGGGGGTTTCGAAATCACCTGAGCGACAGTGATATCTCCGTTGTTGTTAACACAGCGGAGGATATGTGGATATACGGGAGCCATCTCTCGCCCGATATCGATACGGTGATGTATCTCTTTGCCGGAATCCTGAATACCGATTCCTGGTGGGGCATAAAAGGCGATACTACAATAACAAATGACACCCTGAAAGATCTAGGAGAAGATGTCTATCTCACGCTCGGCGACAGGGACAGGGCGTTAAATATTGCAAGGGCACGGATGCTTAATTCAGGGATAACCCTTACCGGAGCGACCAGGGAGCTTTGCAAAAGACTCGGAATCAAAGCCAATATTCTCCCGATGACCGACTCTGAATATACGACATATATAAAAACCGGCGATTTACTGATACATTTCCAGGAGTACTGGGTAAAACACCGTGGAAACCTGGACATCGAAGAGGTCGTAAGAGTCGGAAACGACCAGGTCTTCGGGACAAAAGAGACAATAGATACCATCAATAATGCCGATCTCGTAGTAATCGGGCCTTCGAATCCCGTAACGAGCATCTCGCCGATCCTCGAATGTTCGGGTGTAAAAGATGCGCTGAAGGAGAGTTTTGTAGTCGCAGTCAGCCCTTTCATAGGTAATGAACCTGTGAGCGGACCTGCGAAGGCGCTTATGGAGGCCTGGGGGATGACGCCCGATTCTGCAGGAACATATGAGCTGTACAGTGAATTTACAGACCTTTTTATCCAGGACATCAGGGATACAATAACACTCGAAGGCGGAGTAAAACTCGACACCCTGATGAAAAACGAAGATGTCAGTTCGAAACTTGCCGGAGAGATCATATCCAGGGTCTGCTGA
- a CDS encoding HD domain-containing protein, producing the protein MKTIKDPVHGYISVNEKILPLLDSPQVQRLRHIRQLGFSDMVYPGANHTRFEHSLGTMHLAGILAKRLKLDDNDVLLSMVSGILHDIGHGPFSHATEPLIEEYIGRSHHEVEHMLRETEISGAVEKIGLDPSEICRMIEGKHKLAGIIHGDLDVDRMDYLMRDAHYTGVPYGTVDAQRLIQSTILSENGLALKDTGIIAAESLLIARTLMRPTIYFHHVSRIAESMVKAAAVRHLEVTGSDRANELLSMDDGSFSVELMNSESESASTLMKSLMRRSLYKRSIYVGLDQIRMSSVLRSSDSIDERKIATEIAETAGVNEDFVLVDIPSFPSPMSIDVMVENRNDLVSLEEMSPLLNTLNDTRRIQWRMGVYTLPEYRRAVESAATEILNISKPTKQNKLNI; encoded by the coding sequence ATGAAGACGATAAAGGATCCTGTTCACGGTTATATCAGCGTAAATGAAAAAATTCTCCCTTTACTTGATTCTCCGCAGGTTCAGAGGCTCAGGCACATCAGGCAGCTCGGCTTTTCGGATATGGTGTATCCCGGAGCAAACCACACACGTTTCGAACATTCCCTCGGGACGATGCACCTTGCCGGAATTCTTGCAAAAAGGCTGAAGCTCGATGATAATGATGTCCTTCTCTCGATGGTTTCAGGGATTTTGCATGATATCGGTCACGGGCCTTTCTCGCATGCAACCGAACCGCTGATCGAGGAGTATATTGGAAGAAGCCATCATGAAGTGGAGCATATGCTCCGTGAGACTGAAATATCCGGGGCCGTCGAAAAGATCGGGCTTGACCCGTCCGAGATCTGCCGGATGATCGAAGGTAAGCATAAGCTGGCCGGGATTATTCATGGCGATCTGGATGTGGACAGGATGGACTACCTGATGAGGGATGCGCATTATACAGGCGTTCCTTACGGTACGGTTGATGCACAGAGGCTTATACAGAGCACGATTCTCTCTGAAAACGGTCTTGCGTTGAAGGACACCGGAATTATTGCAGCCGAGTCGCTTCTTATTGCCAGGACTTTGATGAGGCCTACTATATACTTCCACCATGTCTCGAGGATTGCGGAATCGATGGTCAAAGCGGCGGCAGTCAGGCACCTGGAAGTCACCGGGAGCGACCGGGCAAATGAACTCCTGTCCATGGATGACGGGTCATTCTCTGTCGAGCTCATGAATTCCGAATCCGAAAGCGCTTCAACTCTCATGAAGAGCCTGATGAGGAGATCCCTCTACAAACGATCGATCTATGTCGGTCTGGACCAGATTCGGATGTCGTCAGTCCTGAGAAGCTCAGATTCGATAGACGAGAGAAAAATTGCCACAGAGATCGCGGAGACCGCGGGAGTGAATGAAGATTTCGTCCTGGTGGATATTCCGTCGTTTCCGTCTCCCATGTCGATAGACGTTATGGTCGAGAACAGGAATGATCTGGTCTCGCTCGAAGAGATGTCGCCTTTGCTAAATACTCTCAACGACACGAGAAGAATCCAGTGGAGAATGGGAGTATATACTCTCCCTGAGTATCGCAGGGCAGTGGAGAGTGCGGCGACCGAAATCCTGAATATTAGTAAACCTACTAAGCAGAACAAGCTAAATATATAA
- a CDS encoding UbiX family flavin prenyltransferase: MKRYVVAVTGASGMAYAKRLLEVLTEKGEVHIIISDIAKKIAEYEGVDLSGFNGVYVGEDEMFADIASGSFRYEGMIICPCSMKTLAAVSSGYSENLITRAADVCLKERRKCLLMPREMPLSRIHLKNMLDADEAGATIMMMAPGFYMKPTKIEDLVDMVVARALDHLGVEHDLGFRWSGYDA; this comes from the coding sequence ATGAAGAGATATGTAGTAGCAGTAACCGGCGCCAGCGGGATGGCGTACGCAAAGAGGCTTCTTGAAGTTCTTACCGAGAAGGGAGAGGTCCATATCATCATATCGGATATTGCAAAGAAGATAGCGGAATACGAAGGTGTCGATCTCTCGGGTTTTAACGGAGTATACGTCGGAGAGGACGAGATGTTCGCCGATATCGCAAGCGGCTCTTTCCGTTATGAGGGAATGATAATCTGCCCGTGCAGCATGAAGACGCTTGCGGCTGTCAGTTCCGGCTACTCTGAAAATCTGATCACACGTGCAGCTGACGTATGCCTCAAAGAGAGAAGGAAATGCCTCCTGATGCCGAGGGAGATGCCGCTTTCAAGAATTCATCTCAAAAATATGCTGGATGCGGATGAAGCAGGTGCGACGATAATGATGATGGCCCCGGGATTTTATATGAAACCGACAAAGATCGAAGATCTTGTCGATATGGTCGTCGCAAGAGCTCTCGATCACCTGGGAGTCGAACACGATCTGGGATTTCGATGGAGTGGATATGATGCGTGA
- a CDS encoding UbiD family decarboxylase, producing MRDFIELMREKDLVVDVEEEVSSVYEAPKMAAATDKLLFFHKLDKVHRGVMNVTASRKAISLALGYDEKDVVRSLASAGYDGVVNNAGQLNMHPPDLFSLPVMRHYPLDAGRYLTSAVVFSEYGGITNASIHRMLVLDEKRLAARLVEGRHTYNLLRTSLENGDRLPVAITIGTHPRVTFASCTRVPTGKELGYAAELSGGEMDVFECENGVHVPDAEIVLEGYITVDKADEGPFVDITGTYDPVRPAPVIELTGMHLKNDPIFHGILPGGNEHKLLMGMPYEPKIYRAVGEVTTVRNVSLTTGGCGYLHGVVQVRKNTQGDAKNAIMAAFAAHTSLKHVVIVDEDIDIYDMEDVEYAIATRVRGDRDLMVIEGARGSSLDPCRIGDGTNVKVGVDATMVMGEEKNFVRAGWD from the coding sequence ATGCGTGATTTTATAGAATTGATGAGGGAAAAGGATCTTGTAGTCGATGTAGAGGAAGAGGTCTCGTCGGTATACGAAGCGCCTAAAATGGCGGCTGCGACCGATAAGCTTCTCTTCTTCCATAAGCTTGACAAGGTCCACCGCGGTGTGATGAACGTTACTGCATCGAGGAAGGCGATATCGCTTGCCCTCGGGTATGATGAGAAGGATGTCGTAAGGAGCCTTGCGTCGGCAGGCTACGACGGTGTTGTGAATAATGCGGGGCAGCTCAATATGCATCCGCCTGATCTCTTCAGTCTTCCGGTTATGCGCCATTACCCTCTTGATGCAGGCAGGTATCTTACCTCTGCAGTTGTCTTTTCAGAATACGGCGGAATCACGAATGCATCGATTCACAGAATGCTTGTTCTCGACGAAAAAAGACTGGCCGCAAGACTTGTTGAAGGCCGGCATACGTACAATCTCTTAAGAACTTCACTTGAAAACGGCGATCGCCTGCCCGTAGCTATAACCATAGGAACGCATCCGCGGGTTACCTTTGCATCGTGCACCCGTGTTCCGACCGGAAAAGAACTGGGGTATGCCGCTGAATTATCCGGCGGGGAGATGGATGTCTTCGAGTGTGAAAACGGCGTTCATGTTCCCGATGCCGAGATAGTCCTCGAAGGTTATATCACCGTGGATAAAGCTGACGAGGGCCCCTTTGTCGATATTACGGGGACCTACGATCCCGTAAGGCCCGCCCCTGTTATCGAGCTTACAGGTATGCACCTGAAGAACGATCCGATCTTCCACGGGATTCTCCCGGGGGGTAACGAGCATAAGCTCCTGATGGGGATGCCATATGAGCCGAAGATCTATCGTGCCGTCGGAGAGGTGACGACAGTCAGGAATGTATCGCTCACAACAGGCGGCTGTGGGTACCTGCACGGCGTTGTCCAGGTGAGGAAGAATACCCAGGGAGATGCGAAGAATGCGATTATGGCCGCATTTGCCGCACATACCTCGCTGAAGCATGTCGTAATCGTTGACGAGGACATCGATATATACGATATGGAGGATGTCGAGTACGCAATCGCGACCCGTGTCAGGGGTGACCGGGACCTTATGGTTATCGAAGGAGCCAGGGGTTCTTCGCTCGATCCGTGCAGGATCGGTGACGGTACAAATGTAAAAGTCGGAGTCGATGCAACGATGGTTATGGGAGAAGAAAAGAATTTCGTTAGAGCCGGGTGGGATTGA
- a CDS encoding aconitase X, producing MQLDREDENILAGEYGETRQKMMEILVALGKVFGAEELVPITSAQISGASYKTIGEWGLEWLRNLDARVAVLSVLNPVGMPRDNWRDIGISKEFADKQLAVMDAYRKLGVKMECTCTPYYLYTNLTMQDHLAWSESSAVSYVNSVIGAKTNREGGPSALAAAIIGKTPKYGLHLFKNRMPQVTVEVEDSNALHAGHFGAIGYLAGKEVGNRIPYFTNIRASRDQLKALGAAMAATGAVALYHVKGITPEARLPTFAPEPSEKIVIEASEIESLFKEKEIDAVAVGCPHCSAEELAKISDLLAGRKVKKPLYIFSSKGVKDANAGIVSKIQKTGAKVIEDTCIVVSPAMDKFDTIMVDSGKAFAYVPNMCGAEARLGSLEECIEEAVR from the coding sequence ATGCAGCTTGACAGGGAAGATGAAAATATTTTAGCCGGGGAGTACGGCGAGACAAGACAGAAGATGATGGAGATCCTCGTTGCCTTGGGGAAGGTCTTCGGGGCGGAGGAGCTTGTGCCGATAACGAGTGCCCAGATAAGCGGAGCGTCGTATAAGACAATAGGCGAATGGGGACTTGAATGGCTGAGAAATCTTGATGCACGAGTTGCTGTTCTTTCTGTCCTAAATCCGGTCGGAATGCCCCGTGACAACTGGCGCGATATCGGGATCTCAAAGGAGTTTGCAGATAAGCAGCTGGCAGTAATGGATGCATACCGGAAGCTTGGCGTGAAGATGGAGTGCACCTGTACGCCATACTATCTTTATACGAACCTGACGATGCAGGATCATCTTGCATGGTCCGAATCATCTGCGGTCTCTTATGTCAACTCGGTTATCGGCGCGAAGACGAACCGCGAGGGAGGGCCGTCCGCACTTGCAGCGGCAATTATCGGCAAAACTCCCAAGTATGGGCTGCACCTGTTCAAAAACCGTATGCCTCAGGTTACTGTTGAGGTCGAGGATTCGAATGCTCTTCACGCCGGGCATTTCGGTGCTATAGGATATCTTGCAGGGAAGGAGGTTGGAAACAGGATACCGTACTTTACGAATATACGCGCATCGAGAGACCAGCTCAAAGCTCTCGGGGCAGCGATGGCGGCGACCGGCGCAGTCGCGCTGTATCATGTAAAGGGGATAACCCCTGAGGCGAGACTGCCGACATTTGCTCCGGAGCCTTCGGAAAAGATCGTGATAGAGGCATCCGAGATCGAATCGCTGTTTAAGGAAAAGGAGATCGATGCGGTGGCCGTCGGGTGCCCTCACTGCTCGGCTGAAGAGCTTGCAAAAATTTCAGATCTTCTCGCGGGCCGAAAGGTGAAAAAACCTCTCTATATTTTCTCGTCGAAAGGCGTGAAGGATGCAAACGCCGGTATAGTCTCGAAGATTCAAAAGACCGGAGCAAAGGTTATCGAGGATACCTGCATCGTGGTATCTCCTGCGATGGATAAATTCGATACGATAATGGTCGATTCCGGCAAGGCCTTTGCCTATGTCCCGAATATGTGTGGCGCCGAGGCAAGACTGGGAAGCCTTGAAGAGTGCATCGAAGAGGCCGTGAGATAA